A DNA window from Halomicrobium mukohataei DSM 12286 contains the following coding sequences:
- a CDS encoding glutamate--tRNA ligase has product MDEDLRDRVKEAAETAALTNAVKHGSEAQVGAIMGPLMGEHPDFREYGDEIPGVIAPVIERVNGMDADERRERLAELAPEVLEELESEDEDDEKPLPDLPNVDDYEQVRMRLAPNPNGPWHLGSARMPAVIGTYEEMYDGWMLCRFDDTDPETKRPDLDAYDEILDAIDYLGFEPDEVIKASDRVETYYEYASELIEKGGAYTCSCPQADFSDMKNDGEACPHREKDVEQIHAEFEAMIDGDYESGEMVLRVKTDIEHKNPALRDWVAFRMIDTPHPREEASDYRCWPMLDFQSGLDDHLTEITHIIRGIDLQDSAKRQQFLYDYFDWEYPEVLHWGHVQIDAYDVPMSTSTIIEKIEAGELTGWDDPRAPTIASLRRRGIRGEAIVEAMTGLGTSTTNVDLAMSAIYANNRELIDDDADRAFLVRDAEETGGIVECQVVGGPDAGEPHVHPDHEDRGRRSISVGDAVVVEGNDLPPHGDRVWLKGFGCVRHTRDALEYTGDDLDVVTEGDVDVIHWAPADGPGVRLRTMDGDVSGIAEPGVTDYEADDVVQFERVGFARIDAVGESGDEDVLAYYAHP; this is encoded by the coding sequence ATGGACGAGGATCTTCGCGATCGCGTGAAAGAAGCCGCCGAGACGGCGGCGCTGACGAACGCAGTCAAGCACGGCAGCGAGGCACAGGTCGGGGCAATCATGGGGCCGCTGATGGGCGAGCACCCGGACTTTCGCGAGTACGGCGACGAGATTCCCGGCGTGATCGCGCCGGTCATCGAGCGCGTCAACGGAATGGACGCCGACGAGCGCCGCGAGCGACTCGCCGAACTCGCCCCCGAGGTCCTCGAAGAACTGGAGAGCGAGGACGAGGACGACGAGAAGCCCCTGCCGGACCTCCCCAACGTCGACGACTACGAGCAGGTCCGCATGCGTCTCGCGCCGAACCCCAACGGCCCGTGGCACCTCGGGAGCGCCCGAATGCCAGCCGTCATCGGGACCTACGAGGAGATGTACGACGGGTGGATGCTGTGTCGCTTCGACGACACCGACCCCGAAACCAAACGCCCGGATCTGGACGCCTACGACGAGATTCTCGACGCCATCGACTACCTCGGCTTCGAGCCCGACGAGGTCATCAAGGCCAGCGACCGCGTCGAGACCTACTACGAGTACGCCAGCGAGCTGATCGAGAAGGGTGGAGCCTACACCTGCTCGTGCCCGCAGGCGGACTTTTCGGACATGAAAAACGACGGCGAGGCCTGTCCACACCGCGAGAAGGACGTCGAACAGATCCACGCCGAGTTCGAGGCGATGATCGACGGCGACTACGAGAGCGGGGAGATGGTGCTGCGGGTGAAGACCGACATCGAGCACAAGAACCCCGCGCTGCGCGACTGGGTCGCGTTCCGGATGATCGACACGCCCCACCCGCGCGAGGAGGCCAGCGACTACCGCTGCTGGCCGATGCTGGACTTCCAGAGCGGGCTCGACGACCACCTCACGGAGATCACCCACATCATCCGCGGAATCGACCTGCAGGACTCGGCCAAGCGCCAGCAGTTCCTCTACGACTACTTCGACTGGGAGTACCCCGAGGTGCTCCACTGGGGCCACGTCCAGATCGACGCCTACGACGTACCGATGTCGACCTCGACGATCATCGAGAAGATCGAGGCCGGCGAACTCACCGGCTGGGACGATCCGCGCGCGCCGACGATCGCGAGCCTCCGCCGCCGGGGCATCCGCGGTGAGGCCATCGTCGAGGCGATGACGGGGCTGGGTACCTCCACCACGAACGTCGACCTGGCGATGTCGGCGATCTACGCGAACAACCGCGAACTGATCGACGACGACGCCGACCGGGCGTTCCTCGTCCGGGACGCCGAGGAGACCGGCGGGATCGTCGAGTGTCAGGTCGTCGGCGGGCCCGACGCCGGGGAGCCACACGTCCACCCGGACCACGAGGACCGGGGCCGCCGATCGATTTCGGTCGGCGATGCCGTCGTCGTCGAGGGCAACGACCTGCCCCCGCACGGCGACCGGGTCTGGCTCAAGGGCTTCGGCTGCGTGCGCCACACTCGCGACGCCCTGGAGTATACGGGCGACGATCTCGACGTGGTGACCGAGGGCGACGTCGACGTGATCCACTGGGCACCCGCGGACGGCCCGGGTGTCCGACTGCGGACGATGGACGGGGACGTGAGCGGGATCGCGGAGCCCGGCGTGACAGACTACGAGGCCGACGACGTGGTCCAGTTCGAGCGCGTCGGCTTCGCCAGGATCGACGCAGTCGGCGAGAGCGGGGACGAGGACGTGCTGGCGTACTACGCGCATCCCTGA
- a CDS encoding ribonuclease J has translation MEVEIATIGGYEEVGRQMTAVRAGDDIVIFDMGLNLSKVLIHDNVETERMHSLDLIDMGAIPDDRVMSELEGDVKAIVPTHGHLDHIGAISKLAHRYDAPVVATPYTIELVKQEIKGEEKFGVQNDLVKMEAGGTMSIGDKNELEFVNVTHSVIDAINPVLHTPEGSVVYGLDKRMDHTPVLGDPIDMKRFREIGREGEGVLCYIEDCTNAGRKGRTPSESVARRHLKDVMTSIEDYDGGIVATTFSSHIARVKSLVEFADEIGRQPVLLGRSMEKYSGTAERLDFVDFPDDLGMYGHRKSVDRTFKRIMNDGKENFLPIVTGHQGEPRAMLTRMGRGETPYELEDGDKVLFSARVIPEPSNEGQRYQSEQLLKMQGARLYDDIHVSGHLREEGHYQMLQALQPQNVIPGHQSMSGFAPYVSLAESQGYKLGRDLHATSNGNRITLVE, from the coding sequence ATGGAAGTAGAAATCGCAACGATTGGCGGTTACGAAGAGGTTGGCCGACAGATGACGGCCGTTCGCGCGGGCGACGACATCGTCATCTTCGACATGGGCCTGAACCTCTCGAAGGTACTGATTCACGACAACGTCGAGACCGAGCGGATGCACTCGCTCGACCTCATCGACATGGGTGCGATCCCGGACGACCGCGTCATGTCCGAACTCGAAGGCGACGTGAAGGCCATCGTGCCGACACACGGCCACCTCGACCACATCGGCGCGATCTCGAAGCTCGCACACCGCTACGACGCGCCCGTCGTCGCGACGCCGTACACGATCGAGCTGGTCAAACAAGAGATCAAAGGCGAGGAGAAGTTCGGCGTCCAGAACGACCTGGTGAAGATGGAAGCCGGCGGCACGATGTCCATCGGCGACAAGAACGAACTGGAGTTCGTCAACGTCACCCACTCGGTCATCGACGCCATCAACCCCGTCCTCCACACGCCGGAAGGGTCCGTCGTCTACGGTCTCGACAAGCGGATGGACCACACGCCGGTGCTGGGCGATCCCATCGACATGAAGCGGTTCCGAGAGATCGGCCGCGAGGGCGAGGGCGTCCTCTGTTACATCGAGGACTGTACGAACGCCGGCCGGAAGGGCCGAACGCCCTCCGAGTCCGTCGCACGCCGACACCTCAAAGACGTCATGACCAGCATCGAGGACTACGACGGCGGGATCGTCGCGACGACGTTCTCCTCGCACATCGCCCGCGTGAAGTCTCTGGTCGAGTTCGCGGACGAGATCGGTCGCCAGCCGGTACTGCTCGGTCGATCGATGGAGAAGTACTCCGGGACCGCAGAGCGACTCGACTTCGTCGACTTCCCCGACGATCTGGGGATGTACGGCCACCGCAAGTCCGTCGACCGGACGTTCAAGCGGATCATGAACGACGGCAAGGAGAACTTCCTGCCGATCGTCACCGGCCACCAGGGCGAGCCACGCGCGATGCTCACCCGGATGGGTCGAGGCGAGACGCCCTACGAGCTGGAAGACGGCGACAAGGTGCTGTTCTCGGCGCGGGTCATTCCCGAGCCGTCCAACGAGGGCCAGCGCTACCAGTCCGAACAGCTCCTGAAGATGCAGGGCGCGCGCCTATACGACGACATCCACGTCTCGGGGCACCTCCGCGAGGAGGGCCACTACCAGATGCTCCAGGCTCTCCAGCCCCAGAACGTCATTCCGGGCCACCAGAGCATGTCCGGGTTCGCACCGTACGTCAGCCTCGCCGAGAGCCAGGGCTACAAGCTCGGCCGCGACCTGCACGCGACCAGTAACGGCAACCGGATCACGCTGGTCGAGTAG
- the idsA3 gene encoding geranylfarnesyl diphosphate synthase gives MARQEDVEAAIVARREQVNDAIERELPVDEPEELYEASRYLMDAGGKRLRPTMLLLAAESLADVAPQSTDYRSFPTVEGDEIDVMRAAVGIETIQSFTLIHDDIMDDDDLRRGVPAVHREYDLSTAILAGDTLFSKAFEYMLDTGAKAERSVAATKRLAQTCTEICEGQSFDIDFESRAEVTTDEYLDMVELKTAVLYAASASIPAQLMGAEDAVEPLYGYGLDVGRAFQIQDDLLDLTTPSEKLGKQRGSDLVEEKQTIVTLHARQQGVDIEGLVETDSVEAVTESEIDDAVAELEAAGSIEFARETAHDLIASGKDRLEVLPDNEPRQLLAGIADYLVEREY, from the coding sequence ATGGCTCGCCAAGAGGACGTCGAGGCGGCGATCGTCGCCCGCCGCGAGCAGGTCAACGACGCGATCGAGCGAGAACTCCCGGTCGACGAGCCCGAGGAGCTCTACGAGGCGTCACGGTATCTGATGGACGCCGGTGGGAAGCGGCTCCGTCCGACGATGTTGCTGCTGGCGGCCGAGTCGCTCGCCGACGTGGCACCGCAGTCGACGGACTACCGATCGTTCCCGACGGTCGAGGGCGACGAGATCGACGTGATGCGTGCTGCGGTCGGGATCGAAACGATTCAGTCCTTTACCCTGATCCACGACGACATCATGGACGACGATGACCTGCGTCGTGGCGTCCCTGCCGTCCATCGCGAATACGACCTCTCGACGGCGATTTTGGCCGGTGACACCCTGTTCTCGAAGGCGTTCGAATACATGCTCGACACCGGTGCGAAAGCCGAGCGGTCTGTCGCGGCGACGAAACGGCTCGCCCAGACCTGTACGGAGATCTGCGAGGGCCAGTCGTTCGACATCGACTTCGAGAGCCGCGCGGAAGTGACCACCGACGAGTACCTCGACATGGTCGAGCTGAAGACGGCGGTGCTGTACGCGGCCTCGGCGTCGATCCCGGCACAGCTGATGGGTGCCGAGGACGCCGTCGAACCGCTCTATGGCTACGGCCTCGACGTGGGCCGGGCGTTCCAGATTCAGGACGACCTGCTCGATCTGACGACGCCCTCGGAGAAGCTGGGCAAGCAGCGCGGCTCCGACCTCGTCGAGGAAAAGCAGACGATCGTCACGCTCCACGCCCGCCAGCAGGGCGTCGACATCGAGGGACTCGTCGAGACCGACTCCGTCGAGGCGGTCACCGAGAGCGAGATCGACGACGCCGTCGCCGAACTCGAAGCCGCCGGGAGCATCGAGTTCGCACGGGAGACAGCCCACGACCTGATCGCGAGCGGGAAAGACCGCCTCGAAGTGCTGCCGGACAACGAGCCACGTCAGCTACTGGCGGGGATCGCCGACTACCTCGTCGAGCGCGAGTACTGA